AGGAACGCTGATCCAGTCATTGGTTTCACAGAGCACCTGCATGACTTCATCGCCGATGTGCAGACAGAACAGGCCGCAGCCTTCCACGAAGAACCGCACTTCGTCCTCTGCATGGACGTGCTCATTCAGAAACTTGCGGCGCAGGGACACGCGATCCGGATGATCAGGAAGCACCCTGATGGCATCAACGCTGGGGTAATGCCCTCGAGCCTGAGTTCGTTCGATTTCGCTTTTGTAGCGCTCCAAAATCTGTGCGGAGGAAGCGTTGGTTTCCGGCCGATGCTGGGTCGGCCAGCGTTCGAAGCCAATGCCGCGTTGCTTCAGAAGATCCTGAATCAGCCTGAACTCTCGGGTTTTCAATAAGACAGTGTTGGATCGCGCTGAATAGAGAGTCAGTTCGCTCATGGTCCGGAAGCAATCCTGATGCAGTGCATCAAAGCTCCTGTCACCCTGTTCAGCATGCTGGATGGCTGGTTGGCTTGCATTGCCGTTGTCCATCGCGTCCGAGTGTTCCTCAGATCAGCTGGTGTTGGTTGGCGTAGGTCCGGGGGATCCTGAGCTGCTCACCGTGGCTGCAGTTCGAGTGTTGAAGGCTGCTGATGTTGTTGCCTATCCCATTGCTCATGAGGGAGCTGAGGGTATGGCTCTTGCCATTGCGTCCCGCTGGATTCGCTCTGATCAGCGCCTGCTGCCTCTGTTGTTCCCCATGGTGACTGAGTCTCAGCCAAGGATCGCAGCCTGGAGACAGGCGGCTGATGTGCTGGCTGCAGAGGTCAGATCCGGCAACCGGGTCGTGCTGCTCTGCGAAGGGGACGTCTCACTGTTTGCGACCGGGAGCTACGTGCAACTGGCTCTGCGGCGCCATCACCCTGATGTTCCCTTCGCCTTGATTCCAGGCATTCCCTCGGTGTGTGCAGCGGCAGCAGCTGCTGTCGAGGGATCTCTCGATCTTCCTTTGGCGTTTCAGCAGGAGGGCTTGCTCATCCGTCCTTGTCCGGAAACGAATGTCGAGTTGATCGCCTTGCTGCAGAGTGCGCGCAAGACCTCCACGGTGCTGGGTTTGATCAAGCTGGGACAGCGTTGGTCCTGGGTGCGAGCAGCGCTGGAGCAGGAGAAACTGCTGGATCGGGCCCTCTTTGCTCAACGGGTTGGTTGGCCTGATCAGTGGGTGGCCCCGGCTCAGGCGGTGCCCGACGATGTGAAGCCCTACTTCTCATTGCTGCTGATCCGTCAGCAATGGCCTGAGGTGTTGCCTTGATCGCCGCTTTGCAACCGTTGACACCCCTGCAATGGCTTGCGCTGGTGCATCCGGTGCTGATCATCCTGTTTGTGTATCCGGTGATCGGCGCCACGATTCGGCTCGGGATTCTGGCCAGAGAGCGCCGTCTGGAGATCAATCCCATCGCTCCAACCGTGCCGGTTGAACACGTTGATCACGGTCGATGGGCGACGGCTGGTTTGCTCGTGGCTGTGCTGTTCGCTTTGAGCCATGACCTGGCTGCCGCAGATGCCGGACTGAGGAGCTGGGTGCTGTCCATCCTGCAGGCGGCAGGGGTTGTGCTGTCGTTTCTAGCCCTGCTGCGCACCCGCCGACTGGCCCTGCGGCTGCTCTTTTCCTGGAGCTGTTGGCTGTTTCTGCTGCTGATCACGATCCAGCCTTTGCTAGCGACTGATCGTGCGCTTGGGGCTCCTGCTGTCTGGCAGTCGCACACCTGGGGTGGACTGTTGCTGCTCGCTTTTCTGCTGCTGACCATGGCTTGTCAGCGGGAGATCGCCGGTCGCCTGTGGATGCGCCGTCTGCATGTGTCTCTCAATCTTTTCGTGGCCCTTTTGCTGGCGACTCAGGCCATCACAGGAACCCGTGACCTCTGGCTTGGCTGAGTGTGAGGGCGGCGGGGTCTGAGGCATCAGACAGCGATGGAACGGACGTCGTGACGGCAGGATGAACAGACGGCTGATCAGGACGAGTAAAGCTCGCAACTCAGGCTTGGCCTGGCGTTCCGGCCAGCAGTGAGGTCGGCAGAACAACCAGAGGATCAGCTGTTGCCGTGCCGTGTCGCTGAGTGTCCGCCAGCGAAGCGCGAGTTGATTGCCTTGGCTGCTGTCCAGTTCAACCGGCAGTGCCGGGACGTCGTCAGTCCAGCGAAGCCGCCTGATCTTCGCCTGCGCTGGCATTGGAATGGCAGTCTCCAGCTCCACACCGCTCTCGCTGAGGGCTGTGATTCGACACGGTCGCCACTGCCCGGCGACGTCTTCCAGCTCTGCCCGTAAGGACACGGCTTGCCATGGTGCTGGATCTCGTGCGGGTGGATCCCAGCAGGCTCGCAGTGCAATCCAGAGGCTGAGCAGGTTGATCACCGCCCAGGTCAGGCCAAGCGGCCGGGAGTCGAGGATCTCGCTGTCCAGTGATGCCGTCGTCACCAGTCCAAACAGGTTGACCAGGTTCAGCAGCAGCAGTCCCAGCAGAGGGATCACCAGCACGATGCTGAAGCTGCCCCGAGTGCGTTTCTGGTGTTTTGGTGTCACACGAAAACCACCGATATGTCCCATCAGATTGGTGAACACCGTCAGCGTCAGCGGCACCGTCAGCACCCAGCCGGTCAGTTCGCTGAGCAAGGCTGTGCGGGAGCCGCGGTTGATCCAGCCGATGCTGAGCAGAAGTGTTGCCCAGAGCGGCAACAGCATCCGGAGAGCGTCACTTGTGCTGATCAGGATGGGAACAGTGCCAAGCAGGCCGTAGCTGAGCGGCATCAGCATCAGCACCAGCCGGGGCATGTTGTTGAACCAATGCACAACGCCTTCGAGATAGGCCATCCGCTCTCCAACGCGGAGGTCGCCCGGACCCAGTGGACCATCACGCAGTTTCAGACTTTGCAGCGTTCCATTCGCCCAGCGTTGGCGCTGACGCACAAAGTCGGCCATGGTTTCGGCCGCGAGGCCCGCACTGAGCTTCTGTTGGAGATACAGCAGTTTCCAGCCCTTGCGCCGCAGCCGAAGCCCCGTTACGAAATCTTCGGAGATCGCCTCTTGCTTGAATCCTCCGACTGAATCAATGGCGCTGCGTCGAGCCAGAAAAGCAGTGCCGGCGCAAACCACTGCTCCCCAGCTATCGCGAACGGGTTCGATCCATTGATAGAAGCTCTCTTCATCGGGCAGTAACCAACGCTCCATGCCCAGGTTCCGCATCACCGGATCGGCATTGATGAAGGTCTGCGGGGTCTGAAGCAGCCCCACCGAGGGGTCCTGGAGAAAGCCGATGCAGCAATCGAGAAAGTTTCGCTGCGGAATGAAGTCAGCGTCGAGCACAGCCACCAGCTCGCCGCTGCAGTGGTGGAGGCCGTCATTGAGGTTGCCGGCTTTGGCATGGGTGCGAGTCGGTCGATGGCGGTAATGGCAACCGTGCCTGAGAGCCAGTTCTTTCACCTCGTCTCGGCCGCTGTCATCCAGCACCCACACGCAATGGTTCCGATAGTTCTGATGACAACAGGCGATCAGGCTGCGTTCCAGCACCTCAAGGGGTTCGCCGTAGGTGGGCACGAGAACGTCGACCATTGGCCGCCAGTCGCTTTTCTGCCACTGGTCTTGCAGCTGCTGCAACGAGCCTCGACGGTCGGGAAAGCGACGCCAGGCCAGCCATAACGGCAACAGTCCTGACAGCAGCAGCCAGGCTTCCGCCGTCAGCAACAACAGGCTCAGTCCTGTGCTCAGGTTTGTGCTCAGGTTGAGACTGCTGGTGATCCGCCAATGCAGATATCGGGCGGTCAGCAGGCTGATCAGCAGGATCAGACTGCGTCGCTTCCAGATGGGGCTCAGCTGCTCAGGCTGTCTCCTCAACCAGATAGGCCACGCCAACACCATGAGTGGCAGCCAGTTCAAGCCAGCTGCTCCTGCTGTTGTTGAAGCAATGTCAGTGCCTGATCAGGGGTGGGCGCACGCATCAGTTTCTGGCGGAACTGAGACGCTCCAGTGAATCCTGTACAGGTCCAGCTCATGTGTTTCCGCGCGATCAGCAGGCCGTGATCTCCTCGCCAGTCAACGAGGGCCCGCAGTTGCTCAGAGGCCAGCACCAGGCGTTCTCGCGGGCCTGGGGTGAGGGGAATGGTGTGACCGCTCAGCGCCGCATCGATCTGACCGACCAGCCAGGGAGCGCCCATGGTTGCTCTCCCCACCATCACCCCATCGGCACCGGTTTTCTCAAGGCAGCGCAAGGCGGCATCAGGGCTGTTGACATCGCCATTGGCGATCACCGGAATGCTGAGTGACTGCTTGATCGAGGCAATGGCTTCCCAGTCCGCTGATCCACTGAAGTGTTGTTCCCGCGTACGACCGTGCACGGTCAGCAGCGTTGCACCCGCATCTTGCAGTTGTCTGCACCAGGACACTGCCGCTTGATGAGACCCTTTGATTTGTGGCTGATTGCACCATCCCAGGCGTGTTTTCACGGTGACAGGCAGGCCGACGGCTGAAGCCACCGAGTCCACAATCCGGCAGGCCAGATCGGGATCGCGGATCAGTCCGCTGCCACCGCCTTTGCGGGCGATTTTGCGGACAGGACAGCCCATGTTGATGTCGATCAGGAAGGCACCGGCGTCCTCGGCTCGTTGGGCTGCATCGGCCATCGCCTCGGGTCTGTGATCGAAAAGCTGGACGCCGATTGGTCCGGTTTCCTGGCTCAGCTCCTCGACTTTGCCCCTGCCGTGGCCGAGCTCAAGGCTGGTGGCGTTCACCATTTCCGTGAACAGCAGAGCATCCGGCGCCCAGCGCCTCACCAGAGCACGAAAAATTTTGTCGCTGACTCCTGCAAGCGGAGACTGCAGCACGTTGCAGCGCAAAACGCGCTCAACGCTGCTTCCACTCAGCTGCAGGCCCCTCACCATCGGCATTGGATTCAGTTCACGCATCCTCGCCAATGGCAGGCCCAAGTGCTTTCAGGCCACAGACTCATCCAGTCCAAGCCGGGTACGGGTGTCGCGAACCTGGGATTCGATGGCGTTGCGAAGCCAGGCTTGATTGGACCAGTCTTCATAAAGGGCCAGTCGCTCCACTTCCTGCATCAGATCGAGCGGCAGTTGAAGGTTCACGTTCTGGATGCTGTGGGGACTGGCCAGTCCCCCCTGGTGGGGAGCATCGAGGTGGAGCACTTGCACTTTCAAGACCTGAAGCCTGGTGCCGGCACGTGGCTGCCGGTGTCGCACCTGACGCACTGTCAATCGCACAGGGCAACCTGCACGAATGCGTTGCAGGCCTCTGTTGCCTAGAGGCGCGTCACGACGGTCGGCAAACACCGGGGTGCTGATGCCGGTCTTGCCGCTGTAGCTGAAGCACACCCTGCCTTGTGCATCCCAGGGAGGGGGAGACATCTCACCGCACTGCCGGTTTTTGAGCAGACGCCGACGATCGCGTTTGACGGTTGCCATGACCTCGTCCGGAAGCCGAAAAATCAGACGCTGCAGGCGTGCATCACCAAGAAGTGACGTCTTCGGTTCCAGGGCTGTGTCGAAGACGTACATATAGCAGAAGGTAATGGAGGTGAGGCAGGGGCTGTCGTGGTCCCTCTGCGGTGGCAGCGGCTGTGGATGACAGCATGCGGCGATGTCATCACACTCCTGGAGTCTGAGCCGAACTCTCCTGATGGCGATCCTTGAAGATCGTCTCAGCGATCGATTCGTGGCCTCGCTGATCTGGGAGCGATTGGCGTATCTCCCCCCTGAGGCTGGAGAGGGGCCATGGCTGGCAGGCCCTGCAACGCCCGCCGCCTGGAGAGAGGCCTTCCCGGAGGCCCCGCAGGTGATTGCTTCGCGGCCCGCTTCGGTGCGTCTGACTCGGTCGATTGCCAAGGAATCCAAGCAGCTGCTGAAGCAGCAGCTGCAGTTCGGCGGCTATCGCATCACGGAGCTCAATCCAAGGCGCACGCGCCGTGCCACTGCGGTGAACTGGTTGCTGGCCTGGCTGGTGTCAGCTGGTGAGCTGCTGCCAGAAGACGGGTCTCTACCACCTCTGCTCATTCCACCGGCGGATCCGGTGCAGGGGCACCCCGGCGATCCGCTGGTGGAATGAGCTCACACCTGAATCACCACCTTGGTGCCCTTGAGTGTGTTCTCAAACAGCCAGCGGGCTTGATGCGTGGGCATGCGAACACAGCCATTGCTGCGGGGAACACCGAAGGCATGGCCGGCATCTTCCTGCCATGGAGCGCCGTGCATGCAGATCATCTCGTTGGCGGTGATGCACATCGCATAGGGCACCCCGGGTGCGACATAGCCCCGTCCACGCATGGTCACGGAGCGATATTTGGTGAGCACCTTGGCTTCTCCGGTTGGGGTTGGCGTGGACGCCTTGCCAGTGCTCACTGGGATGACCCGCACGATTTCATCGTTGTTGTCGTAGACGGTGAGCTGTTGATCCGAGAGGTCCACCACCAGGGTGGCGATCAGTTCGAGCATGATTGTGTGACAGCGGGTGCACTGATCCACCGCTAGCTGTCTCTTTTGAGACTTATTGGTCTCGCTCGGAAAGAATTCCCATTCTTGTTGGCGAAATGAAAAGTCGAGCGGCTTCCGTTTCAGGGCCTCCTCCCGCCGACAGACGCCTCTGTACTGTCAAGACTGTTCTTGCTGTGAACCTTCTTGGCGCGTCCCGTCGTCGCGATCATCGGGCGCCCCAACGTTGGTAAGTCCACGCTGGTGAACCGTCTCTGCCGCAGTCGAGAGGCGATTGTTCATGACCAGCCCGGTGTGACCCGTGATCGCACCTATCAGGACGGCTACTGGGGGGATCGCGAATTCAAGGTGGTCGATACCGGCGGACTGGTGTTCGATGACGACAGTGAGTTTCTGCCTGAAATCCGCGAGCAGGCCGCGCTGGCTCTCGAGGAGGCCAGTGTCGCTGTGGTGATCGTTGACGGTCAGCAGGGCCTTACGGCATCGGATGAAGCCATCGCGGAGTTCCTGCGCGGCCAGCGTTGCCCAACATTGCTCGCCGTAAATAAGTGTGAGTCACCGGATCAAGGTCTGGCCATGGCTGCGGAGTTCTGGAGCCTCGGGCTGGGAGAGCCTTACCCCATTTCGGCAATTCACGGGGCAGGCACAGCAGAAGTCCTGGATCGGGTGCTCACGTTCCTGCCTCCGAAGGATCAGGAGGGTGATCAGGAAGAGCCGATTCAGATGGCCATCATCGGTCGTCCGAATGTGGGTAAATCAAGTCTTCTGAATGCCATTTGCGGTGAGCAGAGGGCCATCGTGAGTCCGATTCGAGGCACCACCCGCGACACGATTGACACCAGCATCGTGCGTGAAAATCGTCCCTGGCGCCTGGTCGACACCGCTGGGATCCGACGCCGCCGCAGTGTCAACTACGGGCCTGAGTTCTTTGGGATCAATCGCAGTTTCAAGGCGATTGAGCGCAGTGATGTGTGCGTGCTGGTGATTGATGCGCTGGACGGTGTCACCGAGCAGGATCAACGCCTGGCAGGTCGCATCGAAGAAGACGGTCGGGCCTGCGTGGTCGTTGTCAACAAATGGGATGCCGTGGAGAAGGACAGCCACACCATGACGGCCATGGAGAAGGAGCTGCGTTCCAAGCTGTATTTCCTCGACTGGGCTCCGATGCTGTTCACCTCAGCGCTCACCGGCCAGCGTGTCGACAGCATTTTTGCCCTGGCGGTTCTGGCTGTGGAGCAGCACCGTCGTCGTGTCAGCACCTCTGTGGTGAACGAAGTCCTGAAGGAAGCCCTCAGCTGGCGGAGCCCGCCGACAACCAGGGGTGGACGTCAGGGCAGGCTGTATTACGGCACCCAGGTGGCGACCAGGCCTCCGAGTTTCACCCTGTTCGTGAACGACCCCAAGCTTTTCGGTGACACCTACCGGCGCTATGTCGAGCGTCAGATCCGTGAAGGGCTCGGGTTTGATGGCACTCCCCTGAAATTGTTCTGGCGTGGGAAGCAGCAGCGTGACGCGGAGAAGGATCTGGCCAGGCAGCAGAACCATCAGGGCTGAGCAGCATGGATTGGCTGAGGCAGATTCCGATCGGTCAGTACGTGGATGGTGCCGGTGGTTGGCTGCGTCAGCTGGATCCCCGCCTGAAGCTGTTGTGGGTTCTGGTGTTTCTGCTCACGCCTGTGCTGGCAGGTCCGCTGTGGCGAGTGGCACTTGTGATGGCTCTCCTGTTGATCACGTTGGTGAGTGGATTGCCGCCTCGGCTGTGGTGGCGCTCGTTGCTGCTGGTCAGTGTTCTCGGTTGCGCGGTCGGAGTGCTGGCCATGTTGCTGCCGACTGGTGATCCTGGAGCCAGCGTGCACCTGCGGCCGCCGGGGGAGATTGCAGGTCTCACGCTGACATCACCCTCCTGGGAGTTGATTCGCCTTGGGCCTCTTCAGTTGGGATCTCTGAAACTTGGCCCGCTTGTGGTCGATCGCCGCTCGGCTGAGCTGGGGTTGAACAGCGCCACCCTGATCGTGACCGTTGTCCACAGCGTGAATCTGATGTTGCTTTCCACCCCCAGTGAGGAATTGATGTGGTCTCTGAGTTGGTGGCTGGCTCCTCTGGCTCGACTTGGCGTGCCGATTGATCGACTGAGCTTTCAGTTGCTGCTGGCCCTTCGCTTTCTGCCGCTGGTCCAGGAGGAGCTCCAGAACTTGTTGCGCTCCCTCGCCAGTCGCGCTGTCAACCTGCGACGGCTCGGCTTTAAAGCCTCCTTTGCTCTGGTGCTTTCAGTGGGAGAGCGCCTCTTGGCCAACATCCTGCTGCGTGCTGAACAGGGCGCCGAAGCGCTGCTGGCTCGAGGTGGAACCTGGTTGCCTGCTGATGCGTTTCGTCCAGATCAGGCCACGAAGAGTGCTGCCCGCAGCATTCTGAACGGGGTGGCTGCTGTGGGGCTTGTCACTGTTCTGGTTCTGCGCGGAAGGTACGGTGCTCTCTGATCCCCGTTTTCATGTCTGTGAGCGCTGAGGGTTATCTCAACCACCCCACCTTTGGGATGCTCTACAGAGTGGCTCCTGCCGGGGAAGGTCGTGACGTATACGCCACGCTGTACGCACAGCGCATGTTCTTTTTGGTCACTCTGCAGCCTCGAGGGGCTCAGTTCGAGGTGATTCCCTATTTGGATGCGCGTCATCACGCTGAGTTGAATCTGGCCCGTCGTCGCCGGGATTCATCGGAGGATTACGGCAGCTGGAAGCAGTTGTTCGATCAGACCTTCATCTGACCATGCAAGACGGACAGCTCGGGTGACGGAGATTGAGAGTCGCTGGCAGCAACTGCAACAGCGGCTCCCGCAGGGAGTCAAGTTGCTCGCTGTGAGCAAAACGCAGCCTGCTTCGGCAGTTCGAGAGCTGGCCGCTTGCGGTCAGATCGATTTTGGTGAAAGCCGTGTTCAGGAGGCCTTGCCCAAGCAGGAGGCCCTGTCGGACCTCACCGATTTGCGCTGGCATTTCATTGGCCGGTTGCAGGCCAACAAGGTGCGTGCGGTCGTGAAGGCCTTCAGCTGGATTCATTCCATCGACTCGATGGCTCTTGCGGAACGTGTCTCCCGCATTGCCCTGGAGGAAGGACGTTGTCCGTCAGTGTTGTTCCAGGTGAAGCTGAGGCCTGATCCCGCCAAGGGTGGCTGGGACCCTCAGACTCTGAAAGAGGCTTGGCCGGTGCTGCGCGAGTTGCCAGGCCTGAATGCCTCCGGGCTGATGACCATGGCCCCGTTGGGACTGGACAGCAACGAGCGTCAGGGGCTGTTCAGTGATTGCCGCAATCTGGCGGATGAGCTCGATCTGTCTCAGTGTTCGATGGGGATGAGTGGCGATTGGCCCCAGGCCGCCGCCGCCGGTGCGACCTGGGTCCGTGTGGGATCAGCCCTGTTTGGTGCGCGGCCGCCTGTGATCCCCTAATGGCGATGAACAGAGCAACGTTGCGAGATGGACATCAATTCATCTGGACACGCTTGCTCACAACTCCCTTGAGCGCTATTCAGGGTCAAGGTTCTGCAGATTTCCAGTGTCGTTGATTTCTCGCCTTCGTGCGGTCGTTGCTGGTGATGATTACCTGGACGGCGATTATGACGAGCTCGACTACGACACAGGTGAGCATGAAGACAACATGCAGGGCATGTCGTCTGTCAACACAAGCGCTCTGGCACCTCTGGATGCAGCCAACCCCTTTGAGATGGACCAGAATTTCTCAGGCTCAAACGTAATCGGTATGCCTGGAATCAGTTCCGGCACAGCAGAGGTTTCACTGATGGAACCGCGCAGCTTTGATGAAATGCCGAGAGCAATTCAGGCCTTGCGTGAGCGCAAGACAGTGATTCTCAATCTCACGATGATGGAGCCTGACCAGGCTCAGAGAGCGGTTGACTTTGTTGCCGGTGGAACCTTTGCCATTGATGGTCATCAGGAGCGCGTTGGTGAGAGCATCTTCCTGTTCGCCCCGAGTTGCGTCACCGTGACCAATGCCAGTCAGGACGAGAGCACCACGCCCACTGTGGTCACCAAGGATGTTGAGCAGGCTTCCGCCGAGAGCAGTGTCGCACCTGCTCCAGCCTGGTCCGTTTCGGATGCTGCCGCTCTCTGAGTTTTCGCTTCGGTGACCGTTTCCGTTGGTGTGATTGGCATGGGTCGGATGGCTCAGGCCCTGATCTTTCCTCTCATTGAGAAAGGCAAGCTTCAGTCAGCCGATGTCATCGCGGTTGTCGGCAGTCAAGCGTCCGTCGCCAGGTTGACTCCTG
Above is a window of Synechococcus sp. BIOS-E4-1 DNA encoding:
- a CDS encoding PipX family protein gives rise to the protein MSAEGYLNHPTFGMLYRVAPAGEGRDVYATLYAQRMFFLVTLQPRGAQFEVIPYLDARHHAELNLARRRRDSSEDYGSWKQLFDQTFI
- the cobI gene encoding precorrin-2 C(20)-methyltransferase, whose translation is MAGWLALPLSIASECSSDQLVLVGVGPGDPELLTVAAVRVLKAADVVAYPIAHEGAEGMALAIASRWIRSDQRLLPLLFPMVTESQPRIAAWRQAADVLAAEVRSGNRVVLLCEGDVSLFATGSYVQLALRRHHPDVPFALIPGIPSVCAAAAAAVEGSLDLPLAFQQEGLLIRPCPETNVELIALLQSARKTSTVLGLIKLGQRWSWVRAALEQEKLLDRALFAQRVGWPDQWVAPAQAVPDDVKPYFSLLLIRQQWPEVLP
- a CDS encoding L,D-transpeptidase, translated to MLELIATLVVDLSDQQLTVYDNNDEIVRVIPVSTGKASTPTPTGEAKVLTKYRSVTMRGRGYVAPGVPYAMCITANEMICMHGAPWQEDAGHAFGVPRSNGCVRMPTHQARWLFENTLKGTKVVIQV
- a CDS encoding cell division protein SepF, whose protein sequence is MSLISRLRAVVAGDDYLDGDYDELDYDTGEHEDNMQGMSSVNTSALAPLDAANPFEMDQNFSGSNVIGMPGISSGTAEVSLMEPRSFDEMPRAIQALRERKTVILNLTMMEPDQAQRAVDFVAGGTFAIDGHQERVGESIFLFAPSCVTVTNASQDESTTPTVVTKDVEQASAESSVAPAPAWSVSDAAAL
- a CDS encoding DUF1823 family protein → MSSHSWSLSRTLLMAILEDRLSDRFVASLIWERLAYLPPEAGEGPWLAGPATPAAWREAFPEAPQVIASRPASVRLTRSIAKESKQLLKQQLQFGGYRITELNPRRTRRATAVNWLLAWLVSAGELLPEDGSLPPLLIPPADPVQGHPGDPLVE
- a CDS encoding YggS family pyridoxal phosphate-dependent enzyme, with amino-acid sequence MTEIESRWQQLQQRLPQGVKLLAVSKTQPASAVRELAACGQIDFGESRVQEALPKQEALSDLTDLRWHFIGRLQANKVRAVVKAFSWIHSIDSMALAERVSRIALEEGRCPSVLFQVKLRPDPAKGGWDPQTLKEAWPVLRELPGLNASGLMTMAPLGLDSNERQGLFSDCRNLADELDLSQCSMGMSGDWPQAAAAGATWVRVGSALFGARPPVIP
- a CDS encoding DUF4079 domain-containing protein — encoded protein: MIAALQPLTPLQWLALVHPVLIILFVYPVIGATIRLGILARERRLEINPIAPTVPVEHVDHGRWATAGLLVAVLFALSHDLAAADAGLRSWVLSILQAAGVVLSFLALLRTRRLALRLLFSWSCWLFLLLITIQPLLATDRALGAPAVWQSHTWGGLLLLAFLLLTMACQREIAGRLWMRRLHVSLNLFVALLLATQAITGTRDLWLG
- the der gene encoding ribosome biogenesis GTPase Der, yielding MARPVVAIIGRPNVGKSTLVNRLCRSREAIVHDQPGVTRDRTYQDGYWGDREFKVVDTGGLVFDDDSEFLPEIREQAALALEEASVAVVIVDGQQGLTASDEAIAEFLRGQRCPTLLAVNKCESPDQGLAMAAEFWSLGLGEPYPISAIHGAGTAEVLDRVLTFLPPKDQEGDQEEPIQMAIIGRPNVGKSSLLNAICGEQRAIVSPIRGTTRDTIDTSIVRENRPWRLVDTAGIRRRRSVNYGPEFFGINRSFKAIERSDVCVLVIDALDGVTEQDQRLAGRIEEDGRACVVVVNKWDAVEKDSHTMTAMEKELRSKLYFLDWAPMLFTSALTGQRVDSIFALAVLAVEQHRRRVSTSVVNEVLKEALSWRSPPTTRGGRQGRLYYGTQVATRPPSFTLFVNDPKLFGDTYRRYVERQIREGLGFDGTPLKLFWRGKQQRDAEKDLARQQNHQG
- a CDS encoding energy-coupling factor transporter transmembrane protein EcfT; translation: MDWLRQIPIGQYVDGAGGWLRQLDPRLKLLWVLVFLLTPVLAGPLWRVALVMALLLITLVSGLPPRLWWRSLLLVSVLGCAVGVLAMLLPTGDPGASVHLRPPGEIAGLTLTSPSWELIRLGPLQLGSLKLGPLVVDRRSAELGLNSATLIVTVVHSVNLMLLSTPSEELMWSLSWWLAPLARLGVPIDRLSFQLLLALRFLPLVQEELQNLLRSLASRAVNLRRLGFKASFALVLSVGERLLANILLRAEQGAEALLARGGTWLPADAFRPDQATKSAARSILNGVAAVGLVTVLVLRGRYGAL
- the dusB gene encoding tRNA dihydrouridine synthase DusB, with the translated sequence MRELNPMPMVRGLQLSGSSVERVLRCNVLQSPLAGVSDKIFRALVRRWAPDALLFTEMVNATSLELGHGRGKVEELSQETGPIGVQLFDHRPEAMADAAQRAEDAGAFLIDINMGCPVRKIARKGGGSGLIRDPDLACRIVDSVASAVGLPVTVKTRLGWCNQPQIKGSHQAAVSWCRQLQDAGATLLTVHGRTREQHFSGSADWEAIASIKQSLSIPVIANGDVNSPDAALRCLEKTGADGVMVGRATMGAPWLVGQIDAALSGHTIPLTPGPRERLVLASEQLRALVDWRGDHGLLIARKHMSWTCTGFTGASQFRQKLMRAPTPDQALTLLQQQQEQLA
- a CDS encoding acireductone dioxygenase codes for the protein MSELTLYSARSNTVLLKTREFRLIQDLLKQRGIGFERWPTQHRPETNASSAQILERYKSEIERTQARGHYPSVDAIRVLPDHPDRVSLRRKFLNEHVHAEDEVRFFVEGCGLFCLHIGDEVMQVLCETNDWISVPAGTPHWFDMGETPYFCTLRFFNNPNGWVAEFTGDAIADDYPRLSTP